A single Natranaerobius thermophilus JW/NM-WN-LF DNA region contains:
- the nifU gene encoding Fe-S cluster assembly scaffold protein NifU — MYNEKVMDHFQNPRNVGEVESPDGVGEVGNVTCGDIMRISIKVNNNEEIEDIKFKTFGCGAAIATSSIVTEMAKGKHINEARDIKNKDVADELDGLPKNKLHCSNLAADALTKAIKNYLGEEDDEEQEHEDESNETQ, encoded by the coding sequence ATGTATAATGAGAAAGTGATGGACCATTTTCAAAATCCGAGGAATGTGGGAGAGGTAGAAAGCCCTGATGGGGTTGGTGAAGTAGGAAATGTAACTTGTGGAGATATTATGAGGATTAGCATTAAAGTTAATAACAATGAAGAAATAGAAGATATTAAATTTAAAACTTTTGGATGCGGAGCAGCTATTGCTACAAGCAGCATAGTAACTGAAATGGCAAAAGGAAAGCATATTAATGAAGCTAGAGATATTAAGAATAAGGATGTAGCTGATGAATTAGATGGTTTACCAAAAAATAAGCTCCACTGTTCTAATTTGGCTGCTGATGCTCTAACTAAGGCCATTAAAAATTATTTGGGAGAAGAAGATGACGAAGAACAAGAACATGAAGACGAATCCAATGAAACCCAGTAA
- a CDS encoding ABC1 kinase family protein has product MFKRRIRHFNRYREIVSILARHGFGFLIEELGLHHMLSLPSRIRKESSKQKPKPVGLRMRLAFQELGPTFIKFGQLLSTRPDMLPEHIINELDKLQDRVDPFPYEEAKENIEDEMETSLEELFAEFDEEPLAAASIGQVHSARLKNGDEVVIKVQRPNISSVIETDLEILADLISLAETRFSFVSQYNLKEIVDEFSISIRKELNYTLEARNAEKFKSIFSEDDSIYIPGIYWDLTSKRVITMERVKGTNLNNLEEVVAKGFKTSAVAKNLTESFLNQILIEGFFHGDPHPGNFILLDDGRLAFTDFGIVGQLTPELKDSFASLMISVVRQDVDDIVKNIMKVGFLPDEVNINRLKRDVMTVRDKYYHLPLKQISFSEAIEDFFDIAFRHKIQIPSELSLLGKTFLTLEGVVKNLDPDVSVVEIAEPFGSKILKEKLRPENVWQKFTDNIKDYGEMVLELPGELRDFVRILKKGKGTVELQMPQLDSLQKKLDRVSNKLSFSIVLLAFSIIMSGLIIGASLGGQSMVIWQVPAVEIGFLIAMFMFFWLLFSIFRSGRF; this is encoded by the coding sequence ATGTTTAAAAGAAGAATTAGACATTTTAATCGGTATCGAGAAATTGTAAGTATTTTAGCTAGGCATGGTTTTGGCTTTTTGATTGAAGAGCTTGGCCTTCATCATATGCTTTCCTTGCCCAGTAGAATTAGAAAAGAATCTTCAAAACAAAAACCTAAACCTGTTGGGTTGAGAATGAGACTCGCCTTTCAAGAACTAGGGCCTACTTTTATTAAATTTGGTCAACTGTTAAGCACTCGTCCTGACATGTTGCCAGAGCACATTATTAACGAACTTGATAAGTTACAGGATAGGGTTGATCCTTTTCCATATGAAGAAGCAAAAGAAAATATTGAAGATGAAATGGAAACTTCTTTAGAAGAACTTTTTGCAGAATTTGATGAAGAGCCCTTGGCTGCCGCTTCTATAGGGCAGGTTCATTCTGCTAGATTAAAAAATGGTGATGAAGTCGTAATTAAAGTTCAACGGCCCAATATATCTTCTGTCATTGAAACGGATTTAGAAATTTTGGCTGACCTGATTAGTCTAGCAGAGACACGATTTAGTTTTGTTTCCCAATACAATTTAAAAGAAATAGTTGATGAATTTAGCATTTCTATTAGAAAAGAACTTAACTATACCCTTGAAGCTAGAAACGCCGAAAAATTTAAATCCATTTTTTCTGAAGATGATAGTATTTATATACCAGGTATCTACTGGGATCTAACGTCAAAGCGTGTAATAACCATGGAGCGGGTTAAGGGTACTAATTTAAATAATTTAGAGGAGGTTGTTGCCAAGGGTTTTAAAACATCTGCAGTAGCAAAAAACTTAACAGAATCTTTTTTAAACCAAATTTTAATTGAAGGCTTTTTCCATGGCGATCCCCATCCCGGAAACTTCATACTGCTAGATGATGGTCGGCTGGCCTTTACCGATTTTGGTATAGTAGGGCAATTGACTCCAGAGCTAAAAGATAGTTTTGCTTCATTAATGATCTCTGTAGTTAGGCAAGATGTAGATGATATTGTAAAAAACATCATGAAAGTTGGTTTTTTACCTGACGAAGTCAATATTAACAGGTTGAAAAGAGATGTGATGACAGTCAGGGATAAATATTATCACCTTCCTTTAAAACAAATCAGTTTTAGCGAAGCTATTGAAGATTTTTTTGATATTGCCTTTCGACATAAAATCCAGATCCCTTCAGAATTGAGTTTGTTAGGAAAGACTTTTCTAACTTTAGAAGGGGTTGTGAAAAATTTAGATCCTGATGTTAGTGTAGTTGAGATTGCAGAACCCTTTGGTTCCAAAATCTTAAAAGAAAAATTACGCCCTGAGAATGTGTGGCAAAAATTCACCGATAATATCAAAGATTATGGTGAGATGGTTTTAGAATTACCCGGTGAATTAAGGGATTTTGTGAGAATTCTAAAGAAGGGCAAAGGCACAGTTGAACTACAGATGCCTCAATTGGATTCACTTCAAAAAAAGTTGGACAGGGTGAGTAATAAGCTGTCTTTTAGTATAGTCCTACTTGCCTTTAGTATCATAATGAGTGGTTTGATTATCGGTGCTTCTTTAGGTGGACAATCAATGGTGATTTGGCAGGTACCTGCTGTTGAAATTGGTTTTTTAATTGCAATGTTTATGTTTTTTTGGTTATTGTTCTCAATATTTAGATCTGGCAGGTTCTGA
- the acpS gene encoding holo-ACP synthase encodes MIIGLGVDIIEIARIKKVYNKFPWKFVNKLFSDREQKKLMTLHNPNEYISGRFAAKEAVAKAFGTGIGQVRWKDIEILTADEGYPVVNLHGEALNKAEELGVTKVYLSISHSKTSAVANAILWSD; translated from the coding sequence GTGATAATAGGATTAGGTGTAGATATCATAGAGATTGCTAGGATCAAAAAAGTATATAATAAATTTCCCTGGAAATTTGTAAATAAACTTTTTTCTGATAGGGAGCAAAAAAAGCTTATGACTTTACATAATCCAAATGAATACATATCAGGTCGTTTTGCTGCCAAAGAGGCAGTTGCTAAAGCTTTTGGAACGGGAATAGGCCAAGTTAGATGGAAAGATATCGAAATTTTAACTGCTGATGAAGGATATCCAGTTGTAAATTTACACGGCGAGGCTTTAAATAAAGCCGAGGAATTGGGAGTAACAAAAGTTTATTTATCTATTTCACATTCTAAAACTTCAGCAGTTGCCAATGCCATTTTATGGAGTGATTAA
- the tdh gene encoding L-threonine 3-dehydrogenase → MTGKMKALMKQDRSSGAVLEQVDIPKPKSNEVLIKVESAAICGTDLHIYNWDQWADSRINPPLIFGHEFSGEVVELGADVKDIETGTRVTAEGHFVCGKCFFCKTGQAHICENVEIIGVDTTGCFAEYVVVPRDNVWILDKSIPPEIGAIHDPIGNAIHSALIDEITAKDVLVTGCGPIGLASIAIARKAGASKIFATEVNSYRIELAKKMGADEIINPMEQDTVELVKSKTNGAGVDVLLEMAGKDTAINEGLAALKGGGWVSFLGLPPGKTQIDLSNGLIFKGAKAYGINGRIMYETWFKMHNLLKSRLADDLMPMVTHKFSFEQFEEAFQLAQEGNTGKIILHP, encoded by the coding sequence TTGACTGGTAAAATGAAAGCCTTAATGAAACAGGACAGGAGCAGTGGAGCTGTTTTGGAACAGGTTGACATTCCCAAGCCGAAAAGTAACGAGGTGTTAATCAAGGTAGAGTCAGCTGCAATATGCGGAACAGACCTGCACATCTATAATTGGGATCAATGGGCAGACAGTCGAATTAACCCCCCTCTAATTTTTGGACATGAATTCAGTGGTGAAGTTGTCGAATTAGGAGCAGATGTCAAAGATATTGAAACCGGAACCAGGGTAACAGCAGAAGGACATTTCGTTTGTGGAAAATGTTTTTTCTGTAAAACAGGCCAAGCTCATATCTGTGAAAATGTTGAAATCATCGGGGTAGATACCACAGGATGTTTTGCCGAATATGTAGTTGTACCCCGAGACAATGTATGGATTCTCGATAAATCCATTCCACCAGAAATAGGTGCTATTCACGATCCAATAGGTAATGCCATCCACTCAGCTCTCATAGATGAAATAACTGCCAAGGATGTCCTTGTGACTGGATGTGGCCCCATCGGTTTAGCCTCTATTGCTATTGCCCGCAAAGCAGGAGCTTCCAAAATCTTTGCAACCGAAGTCAATTCCTATCGTATAGAATTAGCAAAAAAAATGGGAGCAGATGAAATCATAAATCCCATGGAACAAGACACAGTAGAATTAGTGAAAAGCAAAACAAACGGCGCTGGAGTAGACGTATTATTAGAAATGGCAGGTAAAGATACAGCTATAAATGAAGGACTGGCTGCTTTAAAAGGCGGAGGTTGGGTTTCATTCCTAGGATTGCCTCCAGGTAAAACTCAAATAGACCTGTCTAATGGATTAATATTTAAAGGCGCAAAAGCCTACGGTATTAACGGAAGAATAATGTACGAAACTTGGTTTAAGATGCATAATCTGCTAAAATCGAGATTAGCTGATGATTTAATGCCTATGGTAACTCACAAATTTTCCTTTGAACAATTTGAAGAAGCTTTTCAGCTTGCACAAGAGGGGAATACTGGTAAAATAATTTTGCACCCCTAA
- a CDS encoding RrF2 family transcriptional regulator, protein MKLSTKGEYGVRALVHLACNYNEGPISLREISKIEDISYQYLEQIFLDLRRNSLVLSVRGAKGGYTLASHPKEITVGDVIRAVEGPIAPVSCVAKSTNSENTECDRSSTCAPRGVWLELRDRISEVLDEFTLQDLAVTDNDIEKLRGEHNE, encoded by the coding sequence GTGAAACTGTCTACTAAAGGAGAATATGGAGTAAGGGCTTTAGTCCATTTAGCATGTAATTACAATGAAGGCCCTATTTCCCTGAGAGAAATAAGCAAAATAGAGGATATATCCTACCAATATTTGGAACAAATTTTTTTAGATCTCAGAAGAAATTCCTTGGTTTTAAGTGTTCGAGGTGCAAAAGGTGGTTATACTCTTGCAAGTCACCCAAAAGAAATTACAGTCGGAGATGTTATCAGGGCTGTAGAAGGCCCCATTGCACCAGTTAGTTGTGTGGCCAAGTCAACAAATAGCGAAAATACTGAATGTGATAGGTCATCAACATGTGCTCCCAGAGGAGTATGGTTGGAATTGAGAGATAGAATATCTGAAGTATTAGATGAATTCACCTTGCAAGATCTAGCCGTTACAGATAATGATATCGAAAAATTAAGGGGGGAACATAATGAATAA
- the glsA gene encoding glutaminase A — MINNVNQEILRAFVENNRPLAHDGRLPTYIPALMNANKQDFGIHITELDGNSHYYGSFQIPFTVQSISKIITLAMAIMDNGEELVFSRVGMEPTEDKFNSILPLEMSSAYPPNPMINAGAIVVTSLIKGRTAGEQFERILDFTRALADNKNIQVDENAFLSERETGNMNRSLAYYLKDANVINGNVEEILETYFRHCSILVTAEDLSRIAYIFANDGKDIEGKQLIPAKVCKIVRAIMAMSGFYDESGEFAVRVGIPAKSGVGGGIIGVVPGYMGIGLYGPALNNKGTSIVGFNVLEELTSYLQVGIY, encoded by the coding sequence ATGATTAATAATGTTAATCAGGAGATATTAAGGGCATTTGTAGAAAATAATCGTCCCTTGGCCCATGATGGTAGATTACCAACTTATATTCCTGCATTAATGAATGCAAATAAGCAAGACTTTGGAATACATATAACTGAACTCGATGGAAATTCACATTACTATGGGTCTTTTCAAATACCATTCACTGTTCAAAGTATTTCGAAAATAATAACTTTAGCTATGGCAATTATGGATAATGGAGAAGAATTAGTTTTTAGTAGGGTAGGGATGGAGCCTACTGAAGATAAATTTAACTCCATATTACCATTAGAAATGAGTTCTGCTTATCCACCAAATCCAATGATCAATGCGGGTGCAATTGTTGTAACATCATTGATAAAAGGTAGAACAGCAGGCGAACAATTTGAACGAATTCTTGACTTTACCAGGGCACTTGCTGATAATAAAAACATTCAAGTCGATGAAAATGCTTTTTTATCTGAAAGAGAAACAGGAAATATGAACAGGTCCCTTGCCTATTATTTGAAGGATGCCAATGTTATTAATGGGAATGTAGAAGAGATTTTAGAAACTTACTTCCGACATTGTTCTATTTTAGTAACTGCCGAAGATTTAAGTAGAATAGCTTATATTTTCGCTAATGACGGAAAAGATATAGAAGGAAAACAGCTGATACCTGCCAAGGTATGTAAAATTGTCCGCGCAATTATGGCCATGAGTGGTTTCTATGATGAATCTGGTGAATTTGCTGTTAGGGTTGGTATCCCTGCTAAAAGTGGTGTTGGAGGTGGAATTATTGGAGTAGTTCCCGGTTATATGGGTATAGGTCTATACGGTCCAGCCTTAAATAATAAAGGTACAAGTATAGTTGGCTTTAATGTCCTGGAGGAATTAACAAGTTATTTACAAGTTGGAATTTATTAA
- a CDS encoding HD-GYP domain-containing protein — protein sequence MVGIAPNLQASLFELTMSFSDAMDLVSPEVVDHHKKVAYIAGELGREYGLDVDKTKDLVIAGLLHDSGALSLRERLDALSFEAKAPHRHAEMGYRLFKNFKPLKQVAKAIRYHHVAWNRQEEIKKQTGEEVPIESHIIHLADRISVLVNRDKTMLNGYDRQKITARVVKEKGELFSPELVEVFQQIAEREYFWLDITYPGLGERLLAKNYQSKIDLTITELVELAEVFRHLIDFKSSFTATHSSGVAATAKELAAKTGFSQLECDLMDIAGSLHDLGKLAVPNKILDKPEKLTEEEYDIIKNHTYYTYRSLERIPQLDLVNQWASLHHERLDGKGYPFKYSEYNLPLGSKIMAVADVFTAITENRPYRKKMPDEKVKRILTEMGDTKKMDKYIIDVLIQNFEHFNYLRDSAQQISQQRFKAYNEHAENASEI from the coding sequence ATGGTAGGAATAGCGCCAAATCTTCAAGCATCTTTATTTGAGCTAACAATGAGTTTTTCAGACGCTATGGACTTGGTTAGTCCTGAAGTTGTTGATCATCATAAAAAAGTTGCTTATATCGCAGGGGAACTTGGAAGAGAATATGGTTTAGATGTTGATAAAACCAAGGATTTAGTTATAGCTGGTTTACTCCATGATAGCGGTGCCTTATCGTTAAGAGAAAGACTTGATGCACTTAGCTTTGAGGCCAAAGCCCCTCATAGGCATGCTGAAATGGGATATAGATTATTTAAAAACTTTAAACCGTTGAAACAAGTAGCTAAGGCTATCCGCTATCATCATGTTGCCTGGAATCGCCAAGAAGAAATTAAAAAACAAACAGGTGAAGAAGTACCCATTGAAAGTCATATTATTCATTTAGCTGATAGAATTAGTGTTCTAGTTAACCGTGATAAAACCATGTTAAATGGTTATGACAGGCAAAAAATAACCGCTAGAGTTGTCAAAGAAAAAGGGGAGCTTTTTTCTCCTGAATTAGTTGAAGTTTTTCAACAAATTGCTGAAAGGGAATACTTTTGGCTGGACATTACATATCCGGGCCTTGGAGAACGTCTCTTGGCCAAAAATTATCAATCCAAAATTGACTTGACTATCACGGAACTAGTAGAGTTAGCAGAAGTGTTTAGACATTTGATTGATTTTAAAAGTTCCTTTACGGCTACGCATTCTAGTGGTGTTGCTGCAACTGCTAAAGAATTAGCAGCCAAAACAGGTTTTTCTCAATTAGAATGTGATTTGATGGATATAGCAGGAAGTTTACATGATCTGGGTAAACTAGCCGTTCCTAATAAAATTTTAGATAAACCTGAAAAGTTAACTGAAGAAGAGTACGATATTATAAAAAATCACACTTACTATACTTATCGCTCTTTAGAGAGAATACCTCAACTAGATCTTGTGAATCAATGGGCCTCCTTACATCACGAAAGACTTGACGGTAAAGGTTATCCCTTTAAATACTCGGAATATAATTTACCTCTGGGAAGTAAAATTATGGCAGTCGCCGATGTTTTTACAGCTATAACAGAAAATAGGCCTTATCGAAAGAAAATGCCCGATGAAAAAGTTAAACGAATTCTGACCGAAATGGGTGATACTAAAAAAATGGATAAATATATTATAGATGTATTAATACAAAATTTTGAACATTTTAATTATCTAAGGGATTCAGCCCAGCAAATTAGTCAACAACGTTTTAAAGCATATAATGAACACGCCGAAAATGCTAGTGAGATCTAA
- a CDS encoding phasin family protein: MKNFLKKGVNFGLGLAVMSKEQIEKMVDELVKKGEIAPEESKRVINNMMERGEEERSKLNDMIQEQTRQVFRELDTATGEDIQELRIKLEELEQRIEKLEQDNGENNLS, encoded by the coding sequence ATGAAGAATTTCTTAAAAAAAGGTGTAAATTTTGGTCTTGGTTTAGCTGTAATGAGTAAAGAGCAAATAGAAAAGATGGTAGATGAACTGGTTAAAAAAGGTGAAATTGCGCCAGAAGAGTCAAAAAGGGTTATCAATAATATGATGGAGCGGGGAGAAGAGGAGCGAAGTAAACTGAATGATATGATACAGGAACAAACTCGGCAAGTATTTAGAGAATTAGATACAGCAACGGGAGAAGATATTCAAGAATTAAGAATTAAATTAGAGGAGCTTGAGCAAAGAATCGAGAAATTAGAACAAGATAACGGTGAAAATAACCTGAGTTAA
- a CDS encoding glycosyltransferase family 2 protein, translating to MFQNTTVLIPAYNEENRIHKVLEIVTKLPFKRIIVINDGSLDNTYHEAIKFPIEVLTHKTNLGKGAALQNGIDFVQHSPYWVFLDADLINLSTSHIEKLLSPLEEDSETAMAVGMFTEGGKLHVDLAQRFFGILNGQRSFSQSFIESLPSITWARFGVEIFLSKYADHQGVKVHYPVLEGLTHWTKEEKFGLVKGFSYRLQMYRECLSSLKNWHHYI from the coding sequence GTGTTCCAAAATACAACGGTTCTTATCCCCGCTTATAACGAGGAAAACAGAATCCATAAGGTCTTAGAGATAGTAACCAAACTTCCTTTTAAGAGAATCATTGTAATCAATGATGGTTCCCTAGATAATACCTATCATGAAGCAATTAAATTTCCAATAGAAGTCCTGACCCATAAAACTAATTTAGGCAAAGGCGCCGCATTACAAAACGGAATTGATTTTGTACAACATTCACCTTATTGGGTTTTTCTTGATGCAGATTTGATTAATTTATCCACCTCTCATATAGAAAAATTGCTTTCCCCCTTGGAAGAAGATTCAGAAACAGCTATGGCTGTAGGAATGTTTACAGAAGGCGGCAAACTCCATGTTGACTTAGCTCAACGGTTTTTCGGAATTTTAAACGGACAACGTAGTTTTTCTCAATCTTTTATTGAAAGTTTACCCTCTATTACCTGGGCTCGATTTGGAGTAGAAATATTTTTAAGTAAATACGCGGATCACCAGGGCGTCAAAGTCCATTATCCAGTTTTAGAAGGTTTAACTCATTGGACAAAGGAAGAAAAATTCGGCTTAGTAAAAGGTTTTTCTTACAGATTGCAAATGTATCGTGAATGTTTATCCTCGTTAAAAAATTGGCATCATTACATATAA
- a CDS encoding bifunctional ADP-dependent NAD(P)H-hydrate dehydratase/NAD(P)H-hydrate epimerase — MLKVVSPEEMAQIDKMAIDEGRIPGIVLMENAATAVTNVVLNFLNNMKADYNQTQVTVLAGIGNNGGDGFAVARQLAMKEINVSLVLIGKADKLSGDALTNWEIIKHRDDIKIHTIDQRSTDNLTSLNNLIIESDIILDALLGTGLAGAPKEPFNTCIQIANQSRRKDCLTISVDIPSGVSGSGGEVDGNAVMADITVTFAQPKTGLLFYPGAHFTGELLTVPIGIPNWIVTKNESQNYLVTEGSAANLLPQRLPDTHKGHYGRVTIIAGSSHMLGAGVLVSMAAVKSGSGLVTWAVPESEERTAQSKVGSEVMTWCLPSKDGVLAQQVHEKLEKTVTGLEHGPDVMAVGPGLGTEKGTEEVVKKALLDFNTSLVLDADGLNVLVGNTNWLSSSATPKVLTPHIGEYSRLIDKSIDEIKSNPINLVTQSAQEWNSVIVLKGTPTIIASPHGSSYIVSTSNSGMATGGSGDVLTGIITSLIGQGLTVEEGAILGVYLHKIAGEKARSQSGEASMTATDLWNSLPDAFQYLNDKS; from the coding sequence ATGCTAAAGGTTGTATCTCCAGAGGAAATGGCTCAAATTGATAAAATGGCCATAGATGAGGGTAGAATTCCCGGGATAGTTCTGATGGAAAATGCCGCTACTGCCGTTACTAATGTAGTCCTAAATTTCTTAAACAACATGAAGGCCGACTATAATCAAACTCAGGTCACTGTTTTAGCCGGGATTGGAAATAACGGTGGGGATGGATTTGCAGTAGCTCGACAGCTGGCCATGAAAGAAATTAATGTTAGCTTGGTTTTAATCGGTAAGGCCGATAAACTTTCAGGAGATGCCCTGACAAATTGGGAAATTATCAAGCATAGAGATGACATTAAAATACATACAATAGACCAAAGAAGTACGGATAATTTAACTTCTCTGAACAATCTAATTATTGAATCAGATATTATCCTTGATGCATTACTCGGTACAGGTTTAGCAGGTGCACCTAAAGAACCATTTAATACCTGTATTCAAATTGCCAACCAAAGTAGAAGAAAAGATTGTCTAACTATCAGTGTAGATATTCCTTCAGGGGTTTCTGGCTCAGGAGGAGAAGTTGATGGTAATGCCGTCATGGCAGATATAACAGTAACCTTCGCTCAACCAAAAACAGGTTTATTATTTTATCCAGGAGCCCATTTTACTGGAGAATTACTGACTGTGCCTATAGGGATTCCCAATTGGATTGTAACGAAAAACGAATCACAAAATTATCTAGTCACCGAAGGTAGTGCGGCTAACCTACTTCCACAGCGCTTGCCTGATACCCATAAAGGTCATTATGGTAGAGTGACTATTATAGCAGGTTCTAGCCATATGTTGGGTGCTGGGGTATTAGTATCAATGGCCGCTGTAAAAAGTGGATCTGGACTCGTTACATGGGCTGTACCTGAATCAGAAGAAAGAACGGCTCAATCAAAAGTAGGTTCAGAAGTTATGACTTGGTGTTTACCATCAAAGGACGGTGTCTTAGCACAACAAGTCCACGAAAAATTAGAAAAAACTGTCACTGGTTTAGAACACGGTCCAGATGTTATGGCTGTGGGTCCAGGCCTGGGGACGGAAAAAGGAACTGAAGAAGTTGTAAAAAAAGCTCTGTTAGATTTTAACACTTCCCTTGTATTGGATGCAGATGGCTTAAATGTTTTAGTGGGGAATACTAATTGGCTTAGTAGTTCTGCTACACCTAAAGTTCTAACACCACACATTGGAGAATATAGTCGGTTAATAGATAAATCAATAGATGAAATTAAATCTAATCCAATAAATCTGGTGACACAAAGTGCTCAGGAATGGAATTCTGTTATCGTACTTAAAGGGACACCGACTATAATTGCTTCTCCCCATGGTAGTTCTTATATTGTATCCACCAGTAATTCCGGGATGGCAACGGGAGGTAGTGGTGACGTATTAACAGGTATCATTACTTCTTTAATTGGTCAAGGTTTGACTGTTGAAGAAGGTGCCATTCTTGGTGTATATCTCCATAAAATTGCTGGTGAAAAAGCTAGATCCCAAAGTGGAGAAGCAAGTATGACAGCAACTGATCTGTGGAATTCATTACCAGATGCATTTCAATATCTTAACGATAAAAGTTAA
- a CDS encoding CBS domain-containing protein: MRAKDIMSTDIVTVSPESTVEEAAKLMADREISGIPVINSQNDLVGIITEGDLLGKHKRISPPGYIEFLGGIVFTESQDEFFEQLRKYVATQVKDLMSDQVVTVGPEAGIEEIATTMDQKNVKRLPVVGEGKLLGIVSRADLLKALL; the protein is encoded by the coding sequence ATGCGTGCAAAAGACATAATGTCAACGGATATAGTGACAGTTTCCCCTGAAAGTACTGTTGAGGAAGCTGCTAAACTTATGGCAGATAGGGAGATTAGCGGAATTCCAGTTATTAATTCACAAAATGACCTTGTTGGAATAATAACTGAAGGGGATTTACTTGGAAAACACAAACGGATTTCTCCTCCAGGATATATTGAATTTTTAGGTGGCATAGTCTTTACTGAAAGTCAGGATGAATTTTTTGAACAACTTAGAAAATATGTAGCTACTCAAGTAAAGGATTTAATGTCTGACCAAGTTGTTACTGTTGGCCCTGAAGCTGGCATTGAGGAAATTGCTACTACTATGGATCAAAAAAATGTAAAACGTTTGCCCGTAGTGGGAGAAGGAAAGTTGTTGGGAATAGTCAGCAGGGCTGACTTGCTGAAAGCTTTGCTATAG
- the nifS gene encoding cysteine desulfurase NifS, with amino-acid sequence MNKIYLDHGATTPMREEVFETMKPYLQDNFGNPSSIHSFGREVRKAVDEAREQVANAINAQPEEIIFTSGGTESDNLAIQGVIEKIGDKGNHIITTQIEHHAVLDTCEAMEEKGYKVTYLPVDKYGLVNPKDLQEAINEDTVLITIMHGNNEVGTIQPIKELAEIAKDNDVYFHTDAVQTVGNIPIDVQDLGIDMLTLSAHKFYGPKGIGALYIKKGTKLQRVVHGGAQERKIRPGTENVPGIVGLGKAIELATEELDTKGKHIQKLRDKLIEGLSKVEDSRLNGHPERRLPNNVNMSFEYIEGESLLLNLDMKGIAASSGSACTSGSLDPSHVLMAMGLSHQTAHGSLRLTLGRDNTEEEIDYVIEAVPEIVNRLRDMSSIWKGKEANYSN; translated from the coding sequence ATGAATAAAATTTATCTTGATCATGGAGCTACAACTCCTATGCGTGAAGAAGTATTTGAAACAATGAAACCATATTTACAGGATAATTTCGGAAATCCTTCCAGTATCCACAGCTTTGGAAGAGAAGTGAGAAAGGCAGTTGACGAGGCTAGAGAACAAGTGGCCAATGCCATTAATGCTCAACCAGAGGAGATTATTTTTACTTCTGGTGGCACAGAATCGGATAATTTAGCTATTCAAGGTGTTATTGAAAAAATAGGAGATAAAGGAAATCATATAATTACTACTCAGATTGAGCATCATGCTGTCTTAGATACTTGTGAAGCAATGGAGGAAAAGGGATATAAAGTCACCTACTTACCAGTTGATAAATATGGTCTGGTTAATCCCAAGGACTTACAAGAAGCCATCAATGAAGACACTGTTTTAATTACTATCATGCATGGTAATAACGAGGTTGGAACTATTCAGCCAATCAAAGAACTGGCTGAAATAGCTAAAGATAATGATGTTTATTTCCATACAGATGCAGTTCAGACAGTAGGGAATATCCCAATCGATGTTCAAGACTTGGGGATAGATATGTTAACTCTTTCAGCCCATAAATTTTACGGACCCAAGGGAATTGGCGCTTTATATATCAAAAAAGGCACTAAATTACAGAGAGTAGTACACGGAGGGGCTCAAGAACGAAAAATCAGGCCAGGAACGGAAAATGTTCCAGGAATTGTAGGTTTAGGTAAAGCAATAGAATTAGCCACTGAAGAATTAGATACTAAAGGAAAACACATTCAAAAATTACGAGACAAATTAATTGAAGGTCTTTCTAAAGTAGAAGATAGTCGCTTGAATGGACACCCTGAACGCAGACTTCCCAATAATGTCAATATGAGTTTTGAATATATAGAAGGTGAATCCCTGTTATTAAACCTTGATATGAAGGGGATTGCAGCTTCTAGTGGATCTGCTTGTACTTCTGGTTCTCTTGATCCGTCCCATGTGTTAATGGCAATGGGTTTAAGTCATCAAACTGCTCATGGTTCTCTTAGATTGACATTAGGTAGAGATAATACCGAAGAGGAAATTGATTATGTCATCGAAGCTGTTCCTGAAATAGTCAACAGATTAAGGGATATGTCTTCCATTTGGAAGGGTAAAGAAGCTAATTACAGTAATTAA